TCCGAAAAGGACATAGAGATCATGCGCTGTATGGCCCAGGGGCTCAACAGCAAGGAAATAGGGGAGGAGCTGGACTGCTCGCCCCGGACGGTGGAGTTTTTGAAGAACGAGCTATATGGGAAGCTGAGCGCGGTGAATGGGTGTGCGTTGATACAGAGGGCGAATGACCTGGATCTGATTGGTAAGAATGCCTATTAGTTTTAGTATTTGACATTTTTGGTAGTGAACTAATTGTTAATCACCGCTGCCAGGTGGTTATTCCTTTTGGCTGGGGTGTTTTTATAGACATACCACAAAGCCACCTATGTCTTACGTCTTCAGAACCCCCTTTGTAGACTACACGCTACACGCCCAATCGATCCTTGAAGCAGCGTACAAGGAAAATATTCCCCTCATCAATAAGGAGATGGCGGTTAGGATCGTTGCCGACCGGTTGTCGCTTCAGCGCGGGAAACCATGTCGGTTGTTGATGCACACGCCTACCTCGGTCGATTTTTCGGCGCCTGCCAGGAGCTATTTGGCCAGCTCTTCGGGGACTGAGGGTATTGCCGCTGCTGCGGTGCTTGTCAATCACTGGACGGAGCAGATTGCGCTTCGGTTTATCCTATGTGTTAAAAGGTCCAGCTTTCCTATGGACATATTCCGGGACCGGCAAAAGGCCATTGAGTGGTTGCTGGAAAGGGATCTTGGGGAGGTCCATCCGGGGGCGGAACTCATTACGGATGGGTTGCAGCGGTATGATCACTTGTTCTTTAAGGATCCGCATGCGAAGCTTACTTATGATCACCGGGAGGTGATTACTAAGGTGAATGAGGCGTTTTGCGTGTTGACAGGGTATCGTTCAGATGAATTGTTAGGGCAACCGTTTTCTATGCTGACTCGTGACGAGTTTGTTTTGTATGACCGGCAGGGGCTTGTGGTGCCGGCGCAACTGGAGTTGTCGCCGTTTCCGGTGGGGAGGGATGGGTTTCAGGATATGCTTGTCGTGGTGATACATTATGAGCGGGTGGTGCCGGCTTCGGCGGCTGTGAAGACGTATGGGTTGAAGGAGGAGGATTTGCGGATACTGCGGTTTTTGTCGCAGGGGATGACTAGTGTGGAGATTGGTGGGGTGTTGGGGAAGTCGTTTCGGACGGTGGATGGGAGGAGGGCGGTGATTTGTAAGAA
This region of Dinghuibacter silviterrae genomic DNA includes:
- a CDS encoding helix-turn-helix transcriptional regulator, translating into MSYVFRTPFVDYTLHAQSILEAAYKENIPLINKEMAVRIVADRLSLQRGKPCRLLMHTPTSVDFSAPARSYLASSSGTEGIAAAAVLVNHWTEQIALRFILCVKRSSFPMDIFRDRQKAIEWLLERDLGEVHPGAELITDGLQRYDHLFFKDPHAKLTYDHREVITKVNEAFCVLTGYRSDELLGQPFSMLTRDEFVLYDRQGLVVPAQLELSPFPVGRDGFQDMLVVVIHYERVVPASAAVKTYGLKEEDLRILRFLSQGMTSVEIGGVLGKSFRTVDGRRAVICKKLGVRNVKALLPKAKELGLLG